One Desulfitibacter sp. BRH_c19 genomic window carries:
- a CDS encoding D-glycerate dehydrogenase (catalyzes the formation of glycolate from glyoxylate and glycerate from hydroxypyruvate), translating into MTPKVLIATKIPPEVEKYIGEHCSYYKWEGQNPISREDLLRILAENSDIEGLLLKYHKTDKELLDLVPNLKVISNDAVGYDNFDIALMKERGIIGTNTPSVLDETVADTAFALMLAASRRVTELDKYVKDGLWVDGPEDRFYGYDVHGSTLGIIGMGRIGEAVARRGKLGFNMNVIYHNRSRKPHVEEALGVEYKPLDQLLKDSDFVVVLTPLTPETKYLMDQKEFSLMKNTAVFINISRGKTVNEKALIKALKERRIYAAGLDVFEEEPVDPNNPLLKMKNVVTIPHIGSATAKTHHAMAALAAKNLVIACTGGQPPNLVKELK; encoded by the coding sequence ATGACACCTAAAGTACTAATAGCAACTAAGATTCCACCAGAAGTAGAAAAGTACATAGGAGAACATTGTAGTTATTATAAATGGGAAGGACAGAATCCTATTTCAAGAGAAGATTTGTTAAGAATACTTGCAGAGAATAGCGATATTGAAGGTTTATTACTTAAATATCATAAAACAGATAAAGAGCTGCTGGATCTTGTACCTAATTTAAAGGTGATTAGTAATGATGCAGTTGGATATGATAATTTTGATATAGCCTTAATGAAAGAAAGGGGAATAATTGGCACAAATACGCCATCTGTACTGGATGAAACTGTAGCCGACACAGCTTTTGCATTAATGCTTGCTGCTTCTAGGAGAGTGACAGAGCTGGATAAATATGTCAAAGATGGTCTCTGGGTGGATGGACCTGAGGATCGTTTTTATGGGTATGATGTACATGGCTCTACTTTAGGTATTATAGGTATGGGGAGAATTGGAGAAGCGGTAGCAAGAAGAGGTAAGCTTGGTTTTAACATGAATGTCATCTATCACAACCGCAGTCGAAAGCCACATGTAGAGGAAGCATTAGGGGTAGAATATAAGCCCTTGGATCAGCTCCTGAAGGACTCTGATTTTGTTGTGGTCCTTACTCCACTAACCCCAGAAACAAAATATTTAATGGATCAAAAGGAATTCTCCTTAATGAAAAATACAGCAGTATTTATCAATATTTCTAGAGGTAAAACTGTAAATGAAAAAGCACTTATAAAGGCCTTAAAGGAAAGAAGGATTTATGCTGCTGGCTTGGACGTATTTGAAGAAGAGCCTGTAGATCCCAATAATCCACTTTTAAAAATGAAAAATGTAGTTACTATTCCGCATATAGGTTCCGCAACCGCTAAAACACACCATGCTATGGCTGCCCTTGCTGCAAAGAATTTAGTAATAGCATGTACTGGAGGACAACCCCCAAATCTTGTTAAGGAATTGAAGTAA